From the Amycolatopsis thermoflava N1165 genome, one window contains:
- a CDS encoding NAD(P)/FAD-dependent oxidoreductase has translation MSEPRRIVIVGAGLAGASAAAALRENGYDGEVVVLGAEAHPPYELPPLSKKVLLGQGDEPDWVRDADFYAQHGIDLRSGTSATRVELGARVVLDARGGRHPYDRLLLATGSQPRTLPVRGVDLPGVYTLRTLDDALALRSAFTGSPRVVVIGTGWIGTEAAAAARHHGADVTMVDVLPGPLWVLGPEISKVFADLHTEHGVRWRLGSGITEVTGGPGGVAGVRLADGSELPADVVLVAVGAKPRVDLAHAAGLDLADEGGVAVDASLRTAAPDVYAAGDIAAQWHPRYGRRIRVEHWANAKNQGTHVAANLAGGQEQYTRTPYFFTDQYDLGCEYRGIADPERDELVVRGDLGEREFTAFWLRDGRVTAAMNVNMWDDGDALKALVDGDATVTAEQLREGDLAALG, from the coding sequence ATGTCCGAGCCCAGGCGGATCGTGATCGTCGGCGCCGGCCTCGCGGGCGCGTCGGCCGCGGCGGCCCTGCGGGAGAACGGCTACGACGGCGAGGTGGTGGTCCTCGGCGCGGAGGCGCACCCGCCCTACGAGCTGCCGCCGCTGTCGAAGAAGGTCCTGCTCGGCCAGGGCGACGAGCCCGACTGGGTGCGGGACGCGGACTTCTACGCGCAGCACGGCATCGACCTGCGCTCCGGCACCAGCGCGACGCGGGTGGAACTGGGCGCGCGGGTGGTGCTGGACGCCCGCGGCGGACGGCACCCCTACGACCGGCTGCTGCTGGCGACCGGGTCGCAGCCGCGGACGCTGCCGGTGCGCGGGGTGGACCTGCCGGGCGTGTACACGCTGCGCACCCTCGACGACGCGCTCGCCCTGCGCTCGGCGTTCACCGGGTCGCCGCGCGTGGTGGTGATCGGCACGGGCTGGATCGGGACGGAGGCCGCGGCGGCGGCGCGCCACCACGGCGCGGACGTGACGATGGTCGACGTGCTGCCGGGGCCGCTGTGGGTGCTGGGGCCGGAGATCAGCAAGGTGTTCGCCGACCTGCACACCGAGCACGGCGTGCGGTGGCGGCTGGGCAGCGGCATCACGGAGGTGACCGGCGGGCCGGGCGGCGTGGCCGGGGTGCGGCTGGCCGACGGGAGCGAGCTGCCCGCGGACGTGGTGCTGGTCGCCGTCGGCGCGAAGCCGCGGGTGGACCTGGCGCACGCGGCCGGGCTGGACCTGGCCGACGAGGGCGGGGTGGCCGTCGACGCGTCCCTGCGCACGGCGGCGCCGGACGTGTACGCGGCGGGGGACATCGCAGCGCAGTGGCACCCGCGGTACGGGCGCCGGATCCGCGTCGAGCACTGGGCGAACGCGAAGAACCAGGGCACCCACGTGGCGGCGAACCTGGCCGGTGGGCAGGAGCAGTACACGCGCACCCCGTACTTCTTCACGGACCAGTACGACCTCGGCTGCGAGTACCGCGGCATCGCCGACCCGGAGCGGGACGAACTGGTGGTCCGCGGCGACCTGGGCGAACGCGAGTTCACCGCCTTCTGGCTGCGCGACGGCCGGGTGACGGCCGCGATGAACGTGAACATGTGGGACGACGGCGACGCGCTGAAAGCACTGGTGGACGGCGACGCGACGGTGACGGCGGAGCAGCTGCGTGAGGGGGACCTGGCTGCGCTCGGGTGA
- a CDS encoding FAD-dependent oxidoreductase — MRFVVAGGGVAGLASALAVARAGHDAVVLERDAPDPAAPPESAFALERRGIPHYFQPHAFLPRGRKLLDEHAPDVLTSLAEAGASEQDLTEKLHGPREPGDEDLVYLWARRPLIEWALRRAVAAEPAVDLRGGVHVDGLSEDGSVVADGQPVPGDVVVDALGRYRRPPGWPEAAGEPTDCGAVYYCRYFRLRPGAGYVDAPLLNPRGDLGYLGFNTFRGDNRTFAVIILVPSEDRDLRVLRFEQVWQAVCARITPLDVMTSPDFAEPITGVMPMGGLRNVDHTRSAALLAVGDAFCHTDPAFAYGLSFALAHARALADAAAEAPGDVAECFRAKAGPESRERHALACGIDAGRSARWRGEPVDPTRPDSHYPLFSFAGALAAAPHDDGVLRRTVRRIGLLDRVAAFDEDAALHDRIAAILAALGPPKPPGPPRDELLAHLSGSHLLG, encoded by the coding sequence ATGCGGTTCGTCGTGGCGGGCGGCGGCGTGGCCGGACTCGCGTCAGCGCTGGCGGTGGCCAGGGCGGGGCACGACGCGGTCGTCCTGGAGCGCGACGCGCCGGATCCCGCCGCGCCGCCGGAAAGCGCCTTCGCGCTGGAGCGCCGCGGCATCCCGCACTACTTCCAGCCCCACGCCTTCCTGCCCCGTGGCCGGAAGCTGCTCGACGAGCACGCCCCGGACGTCCTCACCTCGCTCGCGGAGGCCGGCGCGAGCGAACAGGACCTCACGGAGAAGCTGCACGGGCCCCGTGAACCGGGCGATGAGGACCTGGTCTACCTGTGGGCGCGCCGCCCCCTCATCGAGTGGGCGCTGCGTCGTGCGGTGGCCGCGGAACCGGCCGTCGACCTGCGGGGTGGCGTGCACGTCGACGGGCTGTCCGAGGACGGCTCGGTGGTGGCCGACGGGCAGCCGGTGCCCGGCGACGTGGTCGTGGACGCGCTCGGCCGCTACCGGCGGCCGCCGGGCTGGCCGGAGGCCGCGGGGGAGCCGACCGACTGCGGCGCCGTCTACTACTGCCGGTACTTCCGGCTGCGGCCCGGCGCCGGATACGTGGACGCGCCGCTGCTGAACCCGCGCGGCGACCTGGGCTACCTGGGGTTCAACACCTTCCGCGGCGACAACCGCACGTTCGCCGTGATCATCCTGGTCCCGAGCGAGGACCGCGACCTGCGCGTGCTCCGCTTCGAGCAGGTCTGGCAGGCGGTCTGCGCCCGGATCACGCCGCTGGACGTGATGACCTCGCCGGACTTCGCCGAGCCGATCACCGGGGTCATGCCGATGGGCGGCCTGCGCAACGTCGACCACACCCGGTCGGCAGCGCTCCTCGCGGTCGGGGACGCCTTCTGCCACACCGATCCCGCCTTCGCGTACGGGTTGTCGTTCGCCCTCGCACACGCACGCGCCCTGGCCGACGCGGCCGCGGAGGCGCCCGGCGACGTCGCGGAGTGCTTCCGCGCGAAGGCGGGCCCGGAGTCCCGTGAGCGGCACGCGCTCGCGTGCGGCATCGACGCGGGCCGGTCCGCGCGGTGGCGGGGCGAACCGGTGGACCCCACGCGTCCCGACAGCCACTACCCGCTGTTCTCGTTCGCCGGCGCGCTGGCCGCCGCGCCGCACGACGATGGGGTGCTGCGCCGGACGGTCCGGCGGATCGGGTTGCTGGACCGCGTCGCGGCGTTCGACGAGGACGCCGCCCTGCACGACCGCATCGCGGCGATCCTGGCCGCGCTCGGACCGCCGAAGCCGCCCGGTCCGCCCCGCGACGAGCTGCTGGCGCACCTGAGCGGAAGCCACCTGCTCGGCTGA
- a CDS encoding NBR1-Ig-like domain-containing protein, whose protein sequence is MIDEAARRGRVASCPDPAGGPVAAFAHRLWALKRSAGDPSYDRMRTELGALASKSALSAAARGQRLPSWDTTWEFVRVLAVGVLGEHEEEVRARWRADWERVRDGVANPAPAPRRWRRPVVVAAVATAVLAIGVVAGAALLRDPEPAAPAPAALSPLVPGDESEFAGDVTVPDGTVVPTGARFVKTWEFRNTGTVPWVDRSLRREGGFGPGDGCQTPAVVPVPDTPPGRSARVSVEVRAPDEPGYCQVYFKMTDSAGRLLLPGTRAAYFFVRVAG, encoded by the coding sequence GTGATCGACGAAGCAGCCAGGCGGGGCCGCGTCGCCAGCTGTCCGGACCCGGCGGGCGGTCCGGTGGCCGCGTTCGCGCACCGGTTGTGGGCCCTCAAGCGGTCGGCGGGCGATCCCTCCTACGACCGCATGCGCACCGAACTCGGCGCGCTCGCGTCGAAGTCCGCCCTCTCGGCGGCCGCGCGGGGGCAGCGGTTGCCGTCATGGGACACCACCTGGGAGTTCGTGCGCGTGCTGGCCGTCGGGGTGCTCGGCGAGCACGAGGAGGAGGTCCGGGCCCGCTGGCGCGCCGACTGGGAACGGGTCCGCGACGGCGTCGCGAACCCGGCGCCCGCCCCGCGCCGCTGGAGGCGTCCGGTGGTCGTCGCGGCCGTGGCGACCGCCGTGCTGGCGATCGGCGTGGTCGCCGGGGCCGCACTGCTGCGCGACCCGGAGCCCGCGGCGCCCGCTCCGGCCGCCCTGTCGCCGCTGGTCCCCGGTGACGAGTCCGAGTTCGCCGGCGACGTGACCGTCCCGGACGGGACCGTGGTGCCGACCGGGGCGCGGTTCGTCAAGACGTGGGAGTTCCGCAACACCGGGACCGTGCCGTGGGTCGACCGCTCGCTGCGCCGCGAGGGCGGCTTCGGCCCCGGCGACGGCTGCCAGACACCCGCGGTGGTGCCCGTCCCGGACACGCCGCCCGGCCGGTCCGCGCGCGTGTCGGTCGAGGTGCGCGCGCCGGACGAGCCCGGCTACTGCCAGGTGTACTTCAAGATGACCGACAGCGCGGGCCGGCTGCTCCTGCCGGGCACCCGCGCGGCGTACTTCTTCGTCCGGGTGGCGGGCTGA
- a CDS encoding Bcr/CflA family multidrug efflux MFS transporter yields MSTTAVPATATTRRTPGTLRYALILGGLSAFAPLSIDMYLPALPRMADDLHSSAPTLQLTLTAFIIALALGQLIAGPLSDSLGRRRPLLAGLVLYAVASVLCAVSPTAELLIAGRSVQALGAAAGMVIARASVRDLFAGTAMTKFFSMLMLVSGLAPILAPVIGGQVLRLTSWRGVFVVLAVFGAVLLVAAALAMPETLPADRRRPARIGSTLRGYGVLLRDRSFVGYALSAGLMFAGLFAYISASSFVLQDVYGLSPQEYSLVFGANGLGIVIAGQVNGRIVGRVRERTLLTVGLSASAVGGAGVLAAALAGLPLGVLLAPLLVMVSSIGLVMPNASSLALAEHPHNAGAASALLGVMQFVVGGLATPLVSIGGEASAVPMGVVMAAFAVVALLVFATLTRQRTR; encoded by the coding sequence GTGAGCACGACAGCGGTCCCGGCAACGGCGACGACCAGACGGACACCCGGCACCCTGCGGTACGCGCTGATCCTCGGCGGGCTGTCGGCGTTCGCGCCGCTCTCGATCGACATGTACCTGCCCGCGCTCCCCCGGATGGCCGACGACCTGCACAGCTCGGCGCCGACGCTGCAGCTGACGCTGACCGCGTTCATCATCGCGCTGGCGCTGGGGCAGCTGATCGCCGGGCCGCTGTCGGACTCGCTGGGCCGCCGCCGTCCGCTGCTGGCCGGGCTCGTGCTGTACGCCGTCGCGTCGGTCCTGTGCGCGGTGAGCCCGACGGCGGAACTGCTGATCGCGGGCCGGTCGGTGCAGGCGCTCGGCGCGGCGGCCGGGATGGTGATCGCGCGGGCGAGCGTGCGCGACCTGTTCGCAGGCACCGCGATGACGAAGTTCTTCTCGATGTTGATGCTGGTCAGCGGGCTGGCCCCGATTCTGGCGCCGGTGATCGGCGGGCAGGTGCTGCGGCTGACGTCGTGGCGCGGGGTGTTCGTGGTGCTGGCCGTGTTCGGCGCGGTGCTGCTGGTGGCCGCGGCGCTGGCGATGCCCGAGACGTTGCCTGCCGACCGCCGCCGCCCGGCCCGGATCGGCTCGACGCTGCGCGGGTACGGCGTGCTGCTGCGGGACCGTTCGTTCGTCGGGTACGCGCTGTCGGCCGGGCTGATGTTCGCCGGGCTGTTCGCCTACATCTCGGCGTCGTCGTTCGTGCTGCAGGACGTGTACGGGCTGAGCCCGCAGGAGTACAGCCTGGTGTTCGGCGCGAACGGGCTGGGGATCGTGATCGCCGGGCAGGTCAACGGGCGGATCGTGGGCCGGGTGCGGGAGCGGACGCTGCTGACGGTCGGCCTCTCCGCCTCGGCGGTCGGCGGTGCCGGCGTGCTGGCGGCGGCGCTGGCCGGGCTGCCGCTGGGGGTGCTGCTGGCGCCGCTGCTGGTGATGGTGTCGAGCATCGGGCTGGTCATGCCGAACGCGTCGTCGCTGGCGCTGGCCGAGCACCCGCACAACGCCGGTGCGGCGTCCGCGCTGCTCGGGGTGATGCAGTTCGTGGTCGGCGGGTTGGCGACGCCGCTGGTGAGCATCGGCGGCGAGGCCAGCGCGGTGCCGATGGGCGTCGTGATGGCCGCGTTCGCCGTGGTGGCTCTCCTGGTTTTCGCGACGCTGACCCGGCAGCGGACCCGCTAG
- a CDS encoding cation:proton antiporter: MQTGHALLAVGGAFLAAGVLARAGARIGLPTIPLFMLAGFIFGPNTPGLSLVHDPGELSVLAGLGLVFLLFYLGLEFSLDDLAKGGRKLAVSGLVYLALNIGGGLAFGFLLGWGSSEALVIAGAIGISSSAIVTKLLVETGRTRHPESRLIMGIIVIEDLFLALYLALLQPVLSGADSFWPALADFGKALGFLLALAALARWGGRLVSKLFGSADDELLTVCFVGVAVLGAAVAEELGVSDAIGAFMVGMMLGGSKVAPRIHKLVLPLRDAFGALFFFIFGLSIDPGAVGTVVVPVLIAVALTLALNLAAGAIAAKLHSFDGQAGLNIGLTVLTRGEFSLVLATLAAAAGLDSRVAPFVAGYVLLLAIIGPLAVLRSANLARLFGARRASPVS; encoded by the coding sequence ATGCAAACCGGACACGCCCTGCTCGCTGTCGGCGGCGCCTTCCTCGCCGCAGGCGTGCTGGCCAGAGCCGGCGCCCGCATCGGGCTGCCCACGATCCCCCTGTTCATGCTGGCCGGGTTCATCTTCGGCCCCAACACCCCCGGACTGTCGCTGGTGCACGATCCGGGCGAGCTGAGCGTGCTCGCCGGGCTCGGCCTGGTGTTCCTGCTCTTCTACCTGGGCCTGGAGTTCTCCCTCGACGACCTCGCCAAGGGCGGCCGCAAGCTGGCCGTGTCCGGTCTGGTCTACCTCGCGCTCAACATCGGCGGCGGGCTCGCGTTCGGGTTCCTGCTCGGCTGGGGCTCCAGCGAGGCGCTGGTGATCGCGGGCGCGATCGGGATCTCGTCCTCGGCGATCGTGACCAAACTGCTCGTCGAGACCGGCCGCACGCGGCACCCGGAATCACGCCTGATCATGGGCATCATCGTGATCGAGGACCTGTTCCTCGCGCTGTACCTGGCGCTGCTGCAGCCGGTGCTCTCCGGCGCCGACTCGTTCTGGCCCGCGCTCGCCGACTTCGGCAAGGCGCTCGGCTTCCTGCTGGCGCTCGCCGCGCTGGCCCGCTGGGGCGGGCGGCTGGTGTCGAAGCTGTTCGGCTCGGCCGACGACGAACTGCTGACCGTGTGCTTCGTCGGTGTCGCCGTGCTGGGCGCCGCGGTCGCCGAGGAGCTGGGCGTCTCCGACGCGATCGGCGCGTTCATGGTCGGCATGATGCTCGGCGGCTCGAAGGTCGCGCCCCGCATCCACAAGCTGGTCCTGCCGCTGCGGGACGCGTTCGGCGCGTTGTTCTTCTTCATCTTCGGGCTCAGCATCGACCCGGGCGCGGTCGGCACGGTCGTGGTGCCGGTGCTGATCGCCGTGGCGCTGACGCTCGCGTTGAACCTCGCGGCGGGCGCGATCGCGGCGAAGCTGCACTCGTTCGACGGCCAGGCCGGGCTGAACATCGGGCTCACCGTGCTCACCCGCGGCGAGTTCTCGCTGGTGCTGGCCACGCTCGCGGCGGCGGCCGGGCTGGACTCCCGCGTCGCGCCGTTCGTGGCGGGTTACGTGCTGCTGCTCGCGATCATCGGCCCGCTGGCGGTGCTGCGGTCGGCGAACCTGGCGCGGCTGTTCGGAGCGCGACGGGCATCACCAGTGTCGTGA
- a CDS encoding MerR family transcriptional regulator, whose product MLTISAFARLAGLTPSALRFYDDCGVLTPARVDEATGYRYYREDQVERAVRLRELRAAGLPLAQVTTVLDGPSTEARAVLEAHRRRLREDFRAASAAVGRLLPGPVRVAGLDLASAIRQVAPAAGAPLDFVLIEADGDEVRVVATDRYRLALRVLQPVHGGTGRFVVSAGELAALGPRLARQDEVTLDGTTLPLLDQDFPDYRAVLDALPVPAQRVVVDRVALRDALPADGPAELVLGPDRLAVGGTVLPAVCGDELRIGFDPAVLGAALESGVGPDVLLEFAGPLQVARVRSADQGSFTTLVMPVALRTAAPGSPTAAPPAGR is encoded by the coding sequence ATGCTGACCATCAGCGCCTTCGCGCGGCTGGCCGGGCTCACCCCGAGCGCGTTGCGCTTCTACGACGACTGCGGCGTGCTCACGCCCGCGCGCGTGGACGAGGCCACCGGCTACCGCTACTACCGCGAGGACCAGGTCGAGCGGGCCGTGCGGCTGCGTGAACTGCGGGCGGCGGGCCTGCCACTGGCGCAGGTGACGACCGTGCTCGACGGACCGTCGACCGAGGCGCGGGCGGTGCTGGAGGCGCACCGGCGGCGGCTGCGGGAGGACTTCCGGGCCGCGTCGGCGGCGGTCGGGCGTCTGCTGCCGGGCCCGGTGCGGGTCGCCGGCCTCGACCTGGCGAGCGCGATCCGGCAGGTCGCCCCCGCCGCGGGCGCGCCGCTGGACTTCGTGCTGATCGAGGCCGACGGCGACGAGGTCCGCGTCGTCGCCACCGACCGCTACCGGCTCGCGTTGCGTGTACTGCAGCCCGTGCACGGCGGCACCGGCCGGTTCGTCGTGTCCGCCGGCGAGCTGGCCGCGCTCGGCCCGCGGCTGGCACGGCAGGACGAGGTCACCCTCGACGGCACGACGCTGCCGCTGCTGGACCAGGACTTCCCGGACTACCGCGCGGTGCTCGACGCGCTGCCCGTGCCGGCGCAGCGGGTCGTCGTGGACCGCGTCGCGCTCCGGGACGCGCTCCCCGCCGACGGCCCGGCCGAGCTGGTGCTCGGACCGGACCGGCTGGCCGTCGGCGGCACGGTGCTGCCCGCCGTCTGCGGTGACGAGCTGCGTATCGGCTTCGACCCCGCCGTCCTGGGCGCGGCGCTGGAGTCGGGCGTCGGGCCCGACGTGCTGCTGGAGTTCGCCGGGCCACTGCAGGTCGCCCGCGTCCGCTCGGCCGACCAGGGCTCGTTCACGACACTGGTGATGCCCGTCGCGCTCCGAACAGCCGCGCCAGGTTCGCCGACCGCAGCACCGCCAGCGGGCCGATGA
- a CDS encoding HNH endonuclease family protein: MKARVWVPLVVAVVVAVLVVVWRPGLVPPSKANPATDPGVARQQLAELQVKPRGTLNGYSREKYPHWDTVEGACNTREEVLKRSGTNVVVGKDCSPTSGTWVSPYDGATWTKASDVDIDHMVPLAQSWVSGASAWTQDRREAFANDLVRPQLWAVTDNVNQSKSDKAPDEWRPPLESFWCTYATDWIEVKHYYQLSVTTAEQAALTDMLNRC, encoded by the coding sequence GTGAAGGCGCGGGTGTGGGTGCCGCTGGTGGTGGCGGTCGTGGTGGCGGTTCTGGTGGTGGTGTGGCGGCCGGGTCTGGTGCCGCCGTCGAAGGCGAATCCGGCGACGGATCCAGGCGTGGCGCGGCAGCAGCTCGCCGAGCTGCAGGTCAAGCCGCGGGGCACGCTGAACGGCTATTCGCGGGAGAAGTACCCGCACTGGGACACCGTCGAGGGCGCCTGCAACACCCGCGAGGAGGTGCTCAAGCGCTCGGGCACGAACGTCGTCGTCGGCAAGGACTGCTCGCCCACCTCGGGCACCTGGGTCAGCCCCTACGACGGCGCGACCTGGACCAAGGCGTCCGATGTGGACATCGATCACATGGTGCCGCTCGCGCAGAGCTGGGTCAGCGGCGCGTCGGCGTGGACGCAGGACCGGCGCGAGGCCTTCGCGAACGACCTGGTGCGCCCGCAGTTGTGGGCGGTCACCGACAACGTCAACCAGTCGAAGAGCGACAAGGCGCCGGACGAGTGGCGGCCGCCGCTGGAGTCGTTCTGGTGCACCTACGCCACCGACTGGATCGAGGTCAAGCACTACTACCAGCTGAGCGTCACCACCGCGGAGCAGGCGGCGCTGACCGACATGCTGAACCGCTGTTGA
- a CDS encoding lactate 2-monooxygenase, which translates to MAERFGGYQNEIYLHGLGGTKPPFTTDPVRLVESAREVMTPEAYGYVAGGAGSGATMDANRAAFDRWKLVPRMLTDATARTTSATVLGSELPAPVLLAPVGVQSIVHPDAEPATARAAAALGLPMILSTAASHTIEEVAEASGDGPRWFQLYWPSDSDVTASILTRAKKAGYTTLVVTLDTWTLAWRPRDLDSAYLPFLKGEGLATPLSDPAFRALLEKAPEDDMPSAILRWVSLFTGTDHSWNQLPFLREHWDGPIVLKGIQHPDDARRAVDAGMDGIVVSNHGGRQVDGAIGSLEALPPIASAVGDRIEVLFDSGVRTGADILKALALGAKAVLVGRPWVYGLGHAGEDGVRHVLRSLLADLDLTLGLTGHRSVGELGPESLQRS; encoded by the coding sequence GTGGCCGAGCGGTTCGGTGGCTACCAGAACGAGATCTACCTGCACGGACTCGGCGGGACGAAGCCGCCGTTCACCACGGATCCGGTGCGGCTGGTCGAGTCGGCCCGCGAGGTGATGACCCCGGAGGCCTACGGCTACGTGGCGGGCGGCGCGGGCTCGGGCGCGACGATGGACGCCAACCGCGCGGCGTTCGACCGCTGGAAGCTGGTGCCGCGCATGCTGACCGACGCCACCGCGCGCACCACGTCGGCCACGGTGCTCGGGTCCGAGCTGCCGGCGCCGGTGCTGCTCGCACCGGTCGGGGTGCAGTCGATCGTGCACCCGGACGCCGAGCCGGCGACGGCGCGGGCCGCGGCGGCGCTGGGCCTGCCGATGATCCTGTCCACCGCGGCGTCGCACACGATCGAGGAGGTCGCCGAAGCCTCCGGCGACGGCCCGCGCTGGTTCCAGCTGTACTGGCCGTCCGACTCGGATGTCACCGCGAGCATCCTGACCCGCGCGAAGAAGGCCGGCTACACCACGCTCGTCGTCACGCTCGACACCTGGACGCTGGCCTGGCGCCCGCGGGACCTCGACTCCGCCTACCTGCCCTTCCTCAAGGGCGAGGGCCTGGCCACGCCGCTGTCCGACCCGGCCTTCCGCGCGCTGCTGGAGAAGGCGCCGGAGGACGACATGCCGTCGGCGATCCTGCGGTGGGTGTCGCTGTTCACCGGCACCGACCACAGCTGGAACCAGCTGCCGTTCCTGCGCGAGCACTGGGACGGCCCCATCGTGCTCAAGGGCATCCAGCACCCCGACGACGCGCGGCGCGCGGTCGACGCCGGGATGGACGGCATCGTGGTGTCCAACCACGGCGGACGGCAGGTCGACGGCGCGATCGGCTCGCTGGAGGCGCTGCCGCCGATCGCGAGCGCCGTCGGAGACCGCATCGAGGTGCTGTTCGACTCCGGTGTGCGGACCGGCGCGGACATCCTGAAGGCGCTGGCGCTGGGCGCGAAGGCGGTTCTCGTCGGGCGGCCCTGGGTGTACGGGCTGGGCCACGCGGGCGAGGACGGCGTGCGGCACGTGCTGCGCAGCCTGCTCGCGGACCTCGACCTCACCCTGGGGCTGACCGGGCACCGTTCGGTCGGGGAGCTGGGCCCGGAGTCGCTGCAGCGGTCCTGA
- a CDS encoding phosphotransferase family protein → MSAPHVEWLDELGLGGLPRRQLSGGYRGAVWSLDDRYVLKVGGRPAVEAAVARLVPGIAPEVIAVTEDASVSAFVPGTGVEVLLAELPGTEAREVGLAAGRALARIGEVRLVRPGWFLDGSLRLGEMPGDLAGFVTACLARRHPGWPLTDADLRGLLARAREWAPLVPHGEARLVHSDFNPKNLIAARDGNGWRVTVLDWEFAHSGSPLTDLGNVLRFGDTPFTDGVLEGFGPCPAGWREAARALDLFALADFLTRPPREPLASRLLGVLRTAAATPGPAPRPNGARSAPG, encoded by the coding sequence ATGTCCGCACCGCACGTGGAGTGGCTGGACGAGCTGGGCCTGGGCGGGTTGCCGCGGCGGCAGCTGTCCGGCGGGTACCGGGGAGCCGTGTGGTCGCTGGACGACCGGTACGTGCTCAAAGTGGGCGGACGGCCCGCGGTCGAGGCCGCGGTGGCCCGGCTGGTGCCCGGGATCGCGCCCGAGGTGATCGCCGTCACGGAGGACGCGTCGGTGAGCGCGTTCGTGCCGGGCACCGGTGTCGAGGTCCTGCTGGCGGAGCTTCCCGGCACCGAAGCCCGCGAGGTGGGGCTCGCGGCCGGGCGGGCCCTCGCCCGGATCGGCGAGGTGCGGTTGGTGCGGCCGGGCTGGTTCCTCGACGGCTCGTTGCGGCTGGGCGAGATGCCGGGAGACCTGGCCGGGTTCGTGACCGCCTGCCTGGCACGGCGGCACCCTGGCTGGCCGCTCACCGACGCGGACCTGCGCGGGCTCCTGGCGCGGGCGCGGGAATGGGCACCGCTGGTGCCGCACGGCGAAGCGCGCCTGGTGCACTCCGACTTCAACCCGAAGAACCTGATCGCCGCCCGCGACGGCAACGGCTGGCGGGTGACCGTGCTGGACTGGGAGTTCGCGCACAGCGGCAGCCCGCTCACCGATCTGGGCAACGTCCTGCGCTTCGGCGACACCCCGTTCACGGACGGCGTGCTGGAGGGCTTCGGGCCGTGCCCCGCGGGCTGGCGGGAGGCCGCCCGAGCGCTGGACCTGTTCGCGCTCGCGGACTTCCTCACCCGCCCGCCCCGGGAACCGCTGGCGTCGCGGCTGCTCGGTGTGCTCAGGACCGCTGCAGCGACTCCGGGCCCAGCTCCCCGACCGAACGGTGCCCGGTCAGCCCCAGGGTGA